TCAGAATAACTTTTtgcccataaggtactcttactctaatattaagaagatcaaCAAAAACTTTAAGCACAAACTAGGTGAAGGGGGGTATGGTTCCGTGTACAAAGGAATGCTTAGAAGCGGCAATGAAGTGGCCATCAAGATTTTGAAGCAGTCCAAGGCCCgtggccaagattttatcaatgAAGTGGCTACCATTGGAAGAATTCACCATGTTAATGTAGTGCAACTCATCGGTTTTTGCTTTGAAGGCTCGAAACAAGCTCTCGTGTATGATCTCATGACAAATGGGTCTTTGGATAAGCACATTTTTGCGGAGGAAGCTGATAAGTTTCTTGACTACATGAAAATATATGAGATCGCTCTTGGGGTGGCGAGGGGGATTGGATACTTACATCGGGGGTGTGACATGCAAATACTACACTTCGATATCAAGCCTCACAACATTCTTTTAGACAAGAATTTCACCCTGaaagtttctgattttggaCTTGCGAAACTTTATCCGACGGATCATCGCATAGTCTCGATGACTATTGCAAGAGGAACCTTGGGATATATGGCACCTGAGTTGTTCTACAAAAATATCGGCGGTGTATCTTATAAAGCGGATGTCTATAGCTTCGAGATGTTGCTCATGGAAATGGCAGGtagaaggaaaaatataaatgcaaatgcgGAGCActcaagccaaatttattttccactGTGGGTGTATGACCAagtcaatgaaaaagaaagtgttGAAATGGAAGAAGTTGTAGAAGAGGAAAGGGCAGTTataaaaaagatgataatagtTGCACTTTGGTGTATACAATTTTACCCTGACCATCGGCCTCCAATGAACAAAGTCTTAGAAatgcttgaaggagatattGGTAATATTCAAATGCCTCCAAAACCACTTTTTTACCCAACAGATGAGCCGATTGACGATGACAAAGCAGAGATGGAATTAGAAACATTTTCAACTTCAGCAGGCGCTTCCATAATTTCTGCTAGTTTTCCATTTGGAGGTAGCAATGATGTTTAGAACCATGCACAATTTGATTGGAAAAGCTTTGTTCCCCACAATATGGTATTATGTTGGGAGGGAGGTGAGCTAGTTTagttgtactttttttttttttggtcggagtgTTATTTAACTTCATATATAGTTTTGCCATGTGTAGTCCATACAATCTCCTAAATGGGATGTATGTTTGGGTTCATAACCGTGCTTGGGAAGCATATTCTATATGTTCATCCAATGTGAATTTCAGCTAATCCAGTTAATCATCTATAAACCAAATCACTTGTTTTATGTAGAATATTCACCTCAGAGCGCTGTGAAACATGCCATCTTACATAGACTTGCCAGTGGTCCAATGTCCTCGTTGACTTGGTATTAATCATTTAGAGGTCGCTAAGCATTTGTCTCGCCAAAATTCAAACTCTTTATTCACCCGTtgcaacaaaaatttattttctttgcaattcatttgctttgataaaaaaatcgaTCAAATTCCTGAGAAAATACCGATGGGGCCATCATATGGTCTTGAAAGTTACATTAGCGCTAACTTAAACTATTGAAACTTTCATTTGGTCAACATAATGTATTTGACTCTTAAAACTTCCATTTTGTTCAtctaagtcttaaaacttgcaacTTTATTGTGCGTGAGTCCTTCCGTTAAGCTAAGAACGTCTCCCAAGCCATTTCTATACCCAAGCAATCATGTGCCGGCTTGTGACTATGGTGAAACCGAGATGGAACTGAAAACTCTATCGACTTTGTCCAGCGTTCTCTGCTAATTTCTTCCACATCCCAATTTGAAGATTCAATTAGGGAATCGCTCTTCAGATTTAACACACATGACCCAACCGTAAGGATTTTGACTCCATTATTTGGGGTACGACATCTGAGTTGACTCATCTGTATGATAGGACCTCATGGAAGACAACTTTCTTTTGCTACTTTGATTCATATACTTTAGATGCTATGCCTCCAATGATTTCAGTAGGATCTTCGGAGGTCAGGTTTGCAGATCCCAGTACCATAGGGGCGGTTAGCATCTGTTGGCAATGATATGTAACAGCAATTTTGCATGATTCTGCACACACTTTCACTAACTACTTTCTCTTCAAAACTAAAAAATGACAGAAATATTTTAAATCCATGAAATAATGACAAGTTGTACGCGTTAATACACGTCACTATATGTGTGTTTGAAAGGTTTTAGAGCTTCGCATTACCTATGAAAACCAAATAGTAGGAGTTGCAAgatttccagaaaaaaaaacaaaggacagTTGAAATCAACCCCAAACGGATTCATCATCAGTTATGGATATACGTTGCCTAGATTGTATCTCCTTTCCATGGAAGGGCTAGAACTCccaatgtaaaaagaaaagaaattaaagcgAGTGTTGTGTGAGTAACCACATGACTACTTTTTTGTTTGCATAGagtttaaattttctaattttcgtTAGATCTTCTAATTTTCGTGAATTAGTTCCTTAATTAGTCACTTGACTAATAATTCAAGAGACACTCTTTTGACAACTTCCTTGAAATATAGTGTTCCATTTCATGTATCGATAGTAGGTGTTGAGACCTGAATTTTAACAAACCCATCAAATATgcactttttctttaaaaaaaaaaaagcttaataaaataaaaatagaatagggaataaaaaaataaaaagagatcaaTGGAAGATCCATCAATGGAGTCCGGCCACATTCATTCCATTTGGGCTTAAGGCAATCCAGCCCATCATCTCTAATTGGTGAATAGCCCACACACGACGACAATCCAGTGCCACCTTTTCTCCAACTCAAGCTCTCTCTCACGCTGGATTTCAGTTACAGGGCTGAAAGTTTCCTTTTTG
The sequence above is drawn from the Eucalyptus grandis isolate ANBG69807.140 chromosome 11, ASM1654582v1, whole genome shotgun sequence genome and encodes:
- the LOC120289541 gene encoding rust resistance kinase Lr10-like, giving the protein FVLSIIIQITYSNPIKISSVPFCVAKFLIGMPFVTIFLIYKYRRRHLAMDKNIEEFLQAQNNFLPIRYSYSNIKKINKNFKHKLGEGGYGSVYKGMLRSGNEVAIKILKQSKARGQDFINEVATIGRIHHVNVVQLIGFCFEGSKQALVYDLMTNGSLDKHIFAEEADKFLDYMKIYEIALGVARGIGYLHRGCDMQILHFDIKPHNILLDKNFTLKVSDFGLAKLYPTDHRIVSMTIARGTLGYMAPELFYKNIGGVSYKADVYSFEMLLMEMAGRRKNINANAEHSSQIYFPLWVYDQVNEKESVEMEEVVEEERAVIKKMIIVALWCIQFYPDHRPPMNKVLEMLEGDIGNIQMPPKPLFYPTDEPIDDDKAEMELETFSTSAGASIISASFPFGGSNDV